DNA from Streptomyces sp. NBC_01260:
GCAGAACGGGACACCGGTGACGTACGTCATGGAGGAGGGCATGGTGCACGCCCCGGTGCGAGCCCGCCGTATCAGCGAACCCGCCGGAGAGTTCTTCGCGCGCTACTGCGACGCGGTGGCCGAGCTGGCCCGGAAGGCGGCCGACCGTGCCGAACGCTGAACGGGACCCGGCGGCCCCGTGGGCCGGCCCCTGCGTGATCGTCGATCCCTACTCCTCCGGCGCGCTCTTCCCCGAAGCCCTGGCCGAACACTCCGTGCCCGTGGTCGCGGTGGTCACCGGGCCCCGCGCGCCGGAGGCCTACGCGTCCTCCTACCGGCCGCAGGACTTCGCCGAGATCATCGTCTACGAGGGGGACCTGGAACCGGTGGTGCGTCGGTTGCGTGAGCTGGACCCGCGATGTGTGCTGGCCGGCTGCGAGTCCGGGGTGGAACTGGCCGAACGCCTCGCCCCGCGGGTGCTGCCCGAACGCTGCAACGTGCCGGAACTCGCGGCGGCCCGGCGTGACAAGAGCAGCATGGCGGACGCCGTCGCGGCCGCCGGCCTGCCGGTCATCCCGCAGCTCTGCACCGCCGACGCCGACGAGGTGGCGGCCTGGCTGGAACGGGAGGGCCTGACGGGGGCGGACCTCGTCGTCAAACCGCCGAAGAGCGCCAGCACCGACGGCGTGATCAAACTGGCGGGCGGCGCGGACTGGCGCGGAGTGTTCACACGCCAGCTCGGCCGGGTCAACCAGTTCGGGGAGATCGACGACCGGCTCCTCGTCCAGAAGTTCGTCACCGGCACCGAGTACGTGATCGACACCTTCAGCCACGAAGGCAAGCATGCGCTGGTCGACGTGTGCGCCTACCGCAAGATCGACAACGGTCCGCACATGGCCGTCTACGACACCATGCGATGGCTCCCCCCGGACGATCCGGCCCTTTCCGAACTGGCGGAATACGTCTTCGGGGTCCTGGACGCCGTGGGGATGCGCTTCGGCGCGGCCCATGTCGAGGTGATGGGCACCGCGGAGGGGCCGCTGCTCATCGAGCTCGGAGCCCGCCCCCACGGCGGGGGCCAGCCGCGCTTCAACCGCAACGCCACCGGCGACAGCCAGATCGACCAGACCGTGCGCTGGCTGACGGGAG
Protein-coding regions in this window:
- a CDS encoding ATP-grasp domain-containing protein; protein product: MPNAERDPAAPWAGPCVIVDPYSSGALFPEALAEHSVPVVAVVTGPRAPEAYASSYRPQDFAEIIVYEGDLEPVVRRLRELDPRCVLAGCESGVELAERLAPRVLPERCNVPELAAARRDKSSMADAVAAAGLPVIPQLCTADADEVAAWLEREGLTGADLVVKPPKSASTDGVIKLAGGADWRGVFTRQLGRVNQFGEIDDRLLVQKFVTGTEYVIDTFSHEGKHALVDVCAYRKIDNGPHMAVYDTMRWLPPDDPALSELAEYVFGVLDAVGMRFGAAHVEVMGTAEGPLLIELGARPHGGGQPRFNRNATGDSQIDQTVRWLTGGELPQSYELLVHQMCVFHIAPRSGTVRGTSALDGIRALPSHHFSIQNLADGDRVPATRDLVDSLNFGFVILAHPDEEQILRDYEAVRAGERRLSIEE